The Streptomyces sp. SS1-1 genome has a segment encoding these proteins:
- a CDS encoding sensor histidine kinase, with protein sequence MKRGRFAVPAGVTDGATALAVAALMLGTGLSGPHPSGGRELLGSVLLAAGGLALGARRRAPLVVLAITGLCAVGYLGAGFEALAVSYLVAVYTSVRAGHRSVTLAVSVGLLIALHLTAGFSHDWVAREVVTQARHTLELAWLIAAFAAGEAVRQAERRADEAERTREETALRRADEERLRIARELHDSLTHQISVIKVQSEVAVHVARRRGEQVPETLLAIQQAGREASRELRATLEALRDDDTAPPPGLDHVPDLVKSFQGTGLETTLTVEGHPRAVPDAVSRTAYRIVQESLTNVARHASATTAAVLIDYRPDGLRVQVDDDGRSTVHPAPTPGLGLLGMRERVSALGGRLRAEPRGAGGFTVQAELPTEEAP encoded by the coding sequence ATGAAGAGAGGACGGTTCGCTGTCCCAGCCGGCGTCACCGACGGGGCGACCGCCCTGGCCGTGGCGGCGCTGATGCTCGGCACCGGGCTGTCCGGGCCACACCCGTCCGGGGGACGTGAGCTGCTCGGTTCCGTACTGCTGGCGGCCGGAGGTCTGGCACTGGGCGCGCGCCGCCGGGCGCCGCTGGTGGTCCTGGCCATCACGGGACTGTGCGCGGTGGGCTACCTCGGGGCCGGGTTCGAGGCGCTCGCCGTCTCCTACCTGGTCGCCGTCTACACCTCCGTACGAGCCGGGCACCGCTCCGTCACCCTGGCTGTCTCCGTAGGCCTGCTGATCGCGCTCCACCTCACGGCCGGGTTCTCCCACGACTGGGTCGCACGCGAGGTCGTGACGCAGGCCCGGCACACCCTGGAACTGGCCTGGCTGATCGCCGCCTTCGCCGCCGGAGAGGCGGTGCGACAGGCCGAACGGCGAGCGGACGAAGCCGAGCGAACCCGCGAGGAGACCGCGCTCCGCCGTGCCGACGAGGAGCGGTTGCGCATCGCGCGCGAGCTCCACGACTCGCTCACCCACCAGATCTCGGTGATCAAGGTGCAGTCCGAGGTGGCCGTCCACGTGGCCCGGCGCCGGGGCGAGCAGGTGCCAGAGACCCTGCTCGCGATCCAGCAGGCCGGCCGGGAGGCGAGCCGGGAGCTACGAGCGACCCTCGAGGCACTCCGTGACGACGACACCGCCCCGCCCCCAGGACTCGACCACGTCCCCGACCTGGTGAAAAGCTTCCAAGGGACCGGGCTGGAGACGACGCTGACCGTCGAAGGGCATCCGCGCGCGGTGCCGGACGCCGTGAGCCGCACCGCGTACCGGATCGTCCAGGAGTCGCTCACCAACGTCGCCCGGCACGCCTCCGCCACCACGGCCGCGGTGCTCATCGACTACCGGCCGGACGGCCTCCGAGTCCAGGTCGACGACGACGGAAGGAGCACCGTGCACCCGGCACCGACTCCTGGCCTCGGACTGCTCGGCATGCGCGAACGCGTCTCGGCCCTCGGCGGCCGCCTGCGCGCCGAACCGCGCGGCGCGGGCGGCTTCACCGTCCAGGCGGAACTCCCCACGGAGGAAGCGCCGTGA
- a CDS encoding DUF6223 family protein, whose protein sequence is MSASAVLIAAAEGGIIGDGRTGANLALGAGALGLAIGWLVLSRVGRRRTSAGHARTGGWAAIVVGTVGTALAVLHLATASGGPGTGNGVVGAVVAVPLGLGAVFLGHRALTRFSGSGSRAEGTTA, encoded by the coding sequence ATGAGCGCCTCAGCAGTACTGATCGCGGCCGCCGAGGGCGGGATCATCGGCGACGGGCGGACGGGGGCCAACCTGGCCCTCGGGGCGGGGGCACTGGGGCTGGCCATCGGCTGGCTGGTTCTGAGCCGCGTCGGCCGCCGGCGGACGAGTGCCGGCCACGCACGCACCGGTGGGTGGGCGGCCATCGTGGTGGGAACAGTTGGAACGGCCCTCGCGGTCCTCCACCTGGCCACGGCCAGCGGCGGTCCCGGTACCGGCAACGGAGTCGTCGGCGCCGTTGTCGCCGTTCCGCTGGGGCTCGGCGCGGTGTTCCTCGGGCACCGGGCTCTGACTCGCTTCAGCGGCTCGGGCTCGCGGGCGGAGGGGACGACCGCCTGA
- a CDS encoding YciI family protein translates to MEFFCYHRDRAGSTTLREEMREDHWSYMDRYAKELIARGPTYVGDTPTGSVHIIDLPDPATARAFAFDEPTYQAGVYRDVLLRRWRNLLGRTMWDFPGGRTGGNRYLVLGLGSGQPADLAVPADRDELIAYGPLLSDDGTAWLGTAALLRAPDPEAARAVLTPGRYADIEVHDWQFGGRPS, encoded by the coding sequence ATGGAGTTCTTCTGCTACCACCGCGACCGGGCCGGTTCCACGACGCTGCGCGAAGAGATGCGGGAGGACCACTGGTCCTACATGGACCGGTACGCGAAGGAACTGATCGCCCGCGGCCCGACCTACGTCGGCGACACACCCACCGGCAGCGTCCACATCATCGACCTGCCCGACCCCGCCACCGCCCGCGCGTTCGCCTTCGACGAGCCCACCTACCAGGCCGGTGTGTACCGGGACGTGCTGCTCCGACGGTGGCGCAACCTGCTGGGGCGCACCATGTGGGACTTCCCCGGCGGGCGGACCGGCGGCAACCGCTACCTCGTGCTCGGCCTCGGCTCCGGGCAGCCCGCCGACCTCGCCGTGCCGGCCGACCGGGACGAACTGATCGCCTACGGACCGCTCCTGTCCGACGACGGCACCGCGTGGCTGGGCACGGCTGCGCTGCTCCGGGCGCCGGACCCGGAGGCGGCACGCGCTGTCCTCACCCCTGGCCGGTACGCCGACATCGAGGTCCACGACTGGCAGTTCGGAGGCAGGCCCTCGTGA
- a CDS encoding SDR family NAD(P)-dependent oxidoreductase: MTAERPLTGKVALVTGAGRGIGAAIARRLARDGALVAVHYGHSEAAARDVVAGIREAGGRAFTVGAVLGVPGDAEAVFEAFDAGVRGEEGSGAGGLDILVNNAGVSGSGPVGQAVPEIFDRMMAVNAKAPFFLVQQALPRLRSGGRVINISSLASRRAFPESLAYAMFKGALDTMTLALAKELAPRGITVNAIGPGFIETDMNARRRTTPEAREALASRSAFARIGTPADVADVVAFLASDDSRWVTGQYVEVSGGTDL, from the coding sequence GTGACGGCCGAACGCCCCCTGACGGGCAAGGTGGCGCTGGTGACCGGCGCCGGCCGGGGCATCGGCGCGGCGATCGCCCGACGGCTGGCCCGGGACGGGGCGCTGGTCGCCGTGCACTACGGACACAGCGAGGCCGCGGCACGGGACGTCGTCGCGGGGATACGCGAGGCGGGCGGACGCGCGTTCACGGTGGGCGCGGTGCTGGGGGTGCCGGGGGACGCGGAGGCGGTGTTCGAGGCGTTCGACGCGGGGGTGAGGGGCGAGGAGGGGTCCGGGGCCGGTGGGCTCGACATCCTGGTGAACAACGCGGGGGTGAGCGGGTCGGGCCCGGTGGGGCAGGCGGTGCCCGAGATCTTCGACCGCATGATGGCGGTCAACGCGAAGGCGCCGTTCTTCCTGGTGCAGCAGGCGCTGCCCCGGCTGCGGAGCGGCGGCCGCGTCATCAACATCTCCTCCCTCGCCTCCCGGCGGGCGTTCCCGGAATCGCTGGCGTACGCGATGTTTAAGGGTGCGCTCGACACGATGACGCTGGCCCTGGCGAAGGAACTGGCCCCGCGCGGGATCACGGTCAACGCGATCGGCCCGGGGTTCATCGAGACGGACATGAACGCCCGCCGCAGAACGACCCCCGAGGCCCGCGAGGCCCTGGCCTCCCGCTCCGCCTTCGCCCGCATCGGCACCCCGGCCGACGTGGCGGACGTGGTGGCCTTCCTGGCGTCGGACGACTCACGCTGGGTCACGGGGCAGTATGTGGAGGTGAGTGGGGGGACGGACCTGTGA
- a CDS encoding NAD-dependent epimerase/dehydratase family protein, with the protein MSRRVLVTGGSGFIGGHVAAALRDLRPEGADGPEVRLLLRSTRGDRPPGLETVRADLTAPETLRGVCDGVDVVLHCASHVGSDERLTRAVNDHGTRALVEEAVRAEVRRIVYVSTAAVYGRGPFTRAVPAEVPLAPASPTSRARAAAERHVLDAGGIVLRPHLVLGPGDRWVEPGLAALLRALSAGLKDCEARHSYVEVTALARAVTAVGLADDALTGAHHVNAPRPLPTSELLRRASRLVTVPLPGAPLTVEEARERLRDQPRLLHHLDMLAVDHWFVDDVVDEDFWTRHGVPR; encoded by the coding sequence TTGTCACGACGCGTGCTCGTCACCGGAGGCAGCGGCTTCATCGGGGGTCATGTAGCGGCGGCGCTGCGGGACTTGAGGCCGGAAGGGGCTGACGGGCCTGAGGTCCGGCTGCTCCTGCGGAGCACGCGCGGGGACAGACCACCCGGGCTGGAGACGGTACGGGCGGACCTGACCGCCCCGGAGACCCTGCGCGGTGTCTGCGACGGCGTCGACGTCGTCCTGCACTGCGCCTCGCACGTCGGCTCCGACGAACGGCTGACGCGGGCGGTGAACGACCACGGCACGCGCGCGCTCGTCGAGGAGGCGGTGCGGGCCGAGGTGCGGCGGATCGTGTACGTGAGCACGGCCGCGGTGTACGGCCGGGGCCCCTTCACGCGTGCGGTTCCGGCCGAGGTGCCACTGGCCCCGGCGTCCCCGACCAGCCGCGCCCGAGCAGCCGCCGAACGGCACGTCCTCGACGCGGGCGGCATCGTCCTGCGCCCCCACCTCGTGCTCGGCCCCGGCGACCGCTGGGTGGAGCCGGGCCTGGCGGCTCTGCTGAGGGCGCTGTCGGCGGGCCTGAAGGACTGCGAGGCCCGGCACTCGTACGTGGAGGTGACGGCGCTGGCGAGGGCGGTCACCGCCGTGGGCCTCGCGGACGACGCCCTGACAGGCGCCCACCACGTGAACGCCCCGCGCCCGCTGCCGACTTCCGAGCTGCTGCGGAGGGCGTCGAGGCTCGTGACCGTCCCCCTGCCGGGCGCCCCGCTCACGGTGGAGGAGGCGAGGGAGAGACTGCGGGACCAGCCGCGTCTCCTGCACCACCTGGACATGCTGGCGGTGGACCACTGGTTCGTGGACGACGTGGTGGACGAGGACTTCTGGACCCGGCACGGGGTGCCGAGGTGA
- a CDS encoding D-2-hydroxyacid dehydrogenase family protein, with protein sequence MRLRCALLDDFQDVATGIADWSPVADDVEVVPFTTHFPDEDSLAEALADFDIVVTLRERVPFPASLLARLPRLKLLVASGMRNSVIDFAAAEAHGVTVCGTASSSAPPVELTWALLLGLARGIVEESGALRTGGPWQSTVGADLHGRHLGLLGLGKIGSRVAQVGLAFGMRVTAWSQNLTKEYADEVGVHLAASKEELLADSDFVSVHLALSDRTRGLLGAPELASMKRSAYLINTSRAAIVDQDALLAALHEGRVAGAAVDVFDVEPLPAGHPMRTAPRLLATPHLGYVSQANYATYYGQAVEDIRAYLDGSPVRRLP encoded by the coding sequence GTGCGTCTGCGCTGTGCCCTGCTCGACGACTTCCAGGACGTGGCCACCGGCATCGCCGACTGGTCGCCGGTCGCGGACGACGTCGAGGTCGTGCCGTTCACCACGCACTTCCCGGACGAGGACTCCCTCGCGGAGGCGCTCGCCGACTTCGACATCGTGGTCACCCTGCGCGAACGGGTCCCGTTCCCCGCCTCCCTCCTCGCCCGGCTCCCCCGGCTGAAGTTGCTGGTCGCGTCCGGGATGCGCAACTCGGTGATCGACTTCGCCGCCGCCGAGGCGCACGGCGTCACGGTGTGCGGGACGGCCAGCTCCTCGGCACCGCCCGTCGAACTGACCTGGGCGCTGCTGCTGGGCCTCGCGCGCGGGATCGTCGAGGAGAGCGGGGCACTGCGGACCGGTGGGCCGTGGCAGAGCACGGTCGGCGCCGATCTGCACGGGCGGCACCTCGGGCTGCTGGGCCTCGGCAAGATCGGCAGCCGGGTGGCCCAGGTCGGGCTGGCCTTCGGGATGCGGGTCACCGCGTGGAGCCAGAACCTCACCAAGGAGTACGCCGACGAGGTGGGCGTCCATCTCGCCGCGTCCAAGGAGGAGTTGCTGGCCGACAGCGACTTCGTCTCCGTGCACCTGGCCCTGAGCGACCGCACCCGGGGGCTGCTCGGCGCGCCCGAACTCGCCTCGATGAAGCGGTCGGCGTATCTCATCAATACGTCCCGCGCCGCGATCGTCGACCAGGACGCCCTGCTCGCCGCGCTGCACGAGGGCCGTGTCGCGGGTGCCGCCGTGGACGTCTTCGACGTCGAACCGCTGCCCGCCGGCCATCCGATGCGCACGGCTCCCCGGCTGCTCGCCACCCCGCACCTCGGGTATGTCTCGCAGGCCAACTACGCCACGTACTACGGGCAGGCGGTGGAGGACATCCGTGCCTACCTGGACGGGTCTCCGGTGCGGCGGCTTCCGTGA